Genomic segment of Strix uralensis isolate ZFMK-TIS-50842 chromosome 14, bStrUra1, whole genome shotgun sequence:
AATTTCTTGCCCCTCTGAAGACACCTGAGCCTACAGAAGGTGCCTATTTATTCTAGTGTCCTGTACAAAACTAAAGGAGATTTAGGCGCCTGACTGCCTTTGTGGATCTGGGTCTAAATGACTGGTTCATGCCATCAAATATGAGAACTTGTGGGGAAAGAGGAGGCtgtgccttttgttttattaagcCCTACTTCAAGCCATGTGGAGGCTCTCCATATGAATGTCTCATCTTTCTGGAATCTTACTGAGCTCCTCCTGCCGAGCATGTTGTACAGAGTAAATTTGTTAATTATAATTAAGTTCATAGATTAATTGTGGTTTGGGTTCAGAAGAAACATCCCTTCTTCAAAAGGTGTTGCTTCACAGTTTTGTAGGATGTCTTCTTCTGTGTTTCACTGTGAGGTGGCTTGCATTTGAATACCCATATTATTTCCTCTCCctatccaatttttttttttaccatttctaTGCTGACTCCTTGCAGTGTGTGACACCATCAGCGGAGCCTGTGAACAAAACATAAAGGTGGAATGACAAGCCCTGACACCAGGGCCATGATTATAAGTTATGTACCTCCAGCTGCTAATGCAAGTAATATGTGGCTTAAGTGGGAACAAAACCACACACCCCACAACTCAACAGCACAGGTTGGATGCTGAGTACTTATAGAGAGGCGTCTGCATCCAGACccccctgggaaaaaaaatatttgtcaactCAGTTCAAACAGTGCATAAATTTGAGGGAACTGCCATCTGCTGACAGACCCTTCCCCCACCTACACTGCCTGAAAATCCTTCCTTATGAATATCTGCTCTGTGCAGTAGTATTCCCATCAAACTCTGTTCAGAATCCAcctttgtctgcttccttttCCCCCCACAAGTATTTCCAGAGAGTTCAGGTTTCTCAGAACTCTAGGGCACCGAAATACCTCACTGGTTTGTGTGACAGTCAGTACCAGCCCAGTGCTGCCAACCTGCAGGCTCTGTAGTTCAGCAGGTTATCAGTACTGCTGTCAGAGCCCCTAAGGCTCAATTTTGGAAAGACCAGTAGCTCCCCCCTCTTCTTGGCTTCCATGGGGAGTGAAGGGTGCGCACCCCTTCTGAAAACTAAGGGCACAAACCAGAAAATTTTTGCCAAGGAAAACAATAAGGAATAAAGATGTAGAAACCTTGCAATGGAAAAGGCTATTAAAAGAATGCCCTGCTGTTTGGATGTGGCATTGTTCtctggtttgcttttaaataagGCTTTTCATTGTAGCTAGAGATGGAAAAAGGgaatttttgatgaaaaaaaatcatgggtaGCTGTTGAAATCAGAGTAGGAAGGATACTTCGATGGCCAGCATGAAGGCCAGGTTAACTGGAACACCACTGCAATTAGGTATCATCTCACTGGAGCAAAACCTAGTGCCAACTTATGTCCTGTTGCCCGATGagaatttgtctgttttttttaatctgtgctgTTGTGAAAATGCAGCATCTACTTCATGTGTGGGAAACGTGGGGAGGAACCAAGCCAAGTGCACTGTTGTTGATGGGAAGTTGACATCATCTTTCATGGATGTTAAGGGCCTCTTTCCATGTTTTGTGGAGGACGGGGAGTTTTTTGGTGTGGTAATGATATTCTCTCTCCTCCACTCCAGCAGACACTCCCCTCTTAAGGGACCCTTTGGGAATCATATAAGACTTTGGGGAAAGGGCATGCAAATCCCCCCCTACCTACTCGAGCAGTCACACGTGACAGATTCATGCCTGCAGCACTTCTAGGTTTTATCTGCTCACTAAATTTTATTTCCCCTCTGTGAATGTTTATATTGCTTAGAGACTGCCAGGGTTCATGTTAATCATAAAAAAAAGTGGAGGTTTATTAGGTATTGCAGCTCTGTGATTCTTTGGTGTTTGAATGTTAATGAAGCTTTGTATGCTCTGGAATAGCTAGAGAGGTGGATCTTAGCTCTGGCGTGGCAAAATATCCGGGGGTgactttttctcccctttcctctggGTTTTAACATCTTCCATGACATTTCATCCCAGAGCAATTTTACACTATGTATCATCATGTGTAATATTGTGTCACGCTGTAATTTTGCAAGTGCATGAAACggcaggggggaggtgagaaTGGGCTCAATTACACcctggagggaggggagagctcAGCGGAGGGACCTGCTCCTGGGAGGTAATGAATTGGGTGTCAGCACTTTGCCAGAGCAGAGCAACAGAGCAGAGgggaatttattatttttaggggCTCAGTGGGTAGACAAGAGGAAAGGAATCAGTCAAACTGCATTACTAATGGTCATTTCCATAGCCTGTGCATGTACAGGGGATTTAACAAAAGAAGGAACATTCATTCTCGCTCCAGAcagctctgttctttctttttctgaagactaAAGGACAAACTTGGCCATTTTAACTGTCTCAGAGTGAGAAACCTTCAAAGCAACTTTGGTGGCAGCTCTTGGGGAAGGCAGACACAGAGTCATTGTGGGGTGAGGGAGACATCGGAGAGTTCAGGGATATTCCCCTTTCACAGCCCCTTCTCTGGGTGCAGTCAGGCCTGATGGATCCCTCTGGGATGGAGGAAACAGTGATGCAGAGGGGGAGAAAGGAACCAGGTAGATGTTAGGGCAGGAGGAGTCATAGCACAGAGTGTATGTGTCCTGCTGGTGTGCAGCTCATACTGGCCCTGATGCTGAAGCTAGAGGATTAGCAGCTTCTTATTTCTCAGGAACAAGAGGTACTTCCTCACTGAGGTGTGCTCTATGCATTCGCAGGTGGCATTCAGTGTAATTTCATTgccctttctctcttcctttgccTGGAACACAAGTTTGTTCCTTTAGCTTAACCCaagcaagatttcttttttcattgtaCATTGTATTTAGGGCACAGCAACCAAACTGGAGAGCTgagcatttcttatttttttaatttccattcaGGGCTGCCCTCTAAGCACTGGCTTTGGTGCATCTTGCTTTAGTGCCTTCAGACTAACCTCAGCGGGGACTTGTGTCATTGTCATCTTTGTATTACTACAATTACTATTGTTATTGGAGAAAGTACCAGGTCTAACATGCTCCCCTTTTAAATGGGGAAGAGTTGATGAGCATGTATTCTACAGGGGGAAATGCTCTTCCACATTGGTCCGCCAGGGCTAGGTTGTGATGGGTCTTTTTGGAGAGgggtctcttttcccaggtctcCTGTTGGAAAAAGTAGAGTGTTGGCATACTTAGTCCAGGAAGTCTCTCCTTTTGACTATACTTTTTCAAAAGGACTTTCATTTTTTCAGGTGTAATATAACTTCTTTTGGGGGCAGAAATCATGGCAAATTCCATTTCCATCTCCCTTGAATTCAACTGAGACTTCTTCCTCTTCAGCACTATGAAAAGGGATATGGCTTCCCCAGGTTGGGAACCCCATAAAGCTGGtctgaaataattcttttcaaaCTTGCAGGCAAGTGTGCTTTGATGGAGAGGACATGGAGCCCATATTTTCTTGTATGAATTAGTGCAATTCATATGACTGTACTTCTTTTCTACCAGCTACCTTTTCAGCACACCAGGACTCTCTTACACGTGTTCTCTTATGAGATCCAGCAGTAAGTGCTTCTCCCTCTGCAGCTGCCTTTTGCTTAATTGACCCATTTTGCAGCAGATTAGGCCCCAAGGAGGAGGTTAATGTGAGCAGTTATTCTAAAAGGCAGGTTGGGGCTTCAGTGACCTGTTCATCATTGGAAAAGCCTGTTAGCCCCAATCTTCTTACCTTTTTACactttattctaaaatattctgatttacCCATGAACTTACGAATCTCTCCTGCTAGATATACTCTCCACACCTCTCTCTTTCCTGAATTTTTAACTGGATGTGTTGGGTCAGATTTAACACCATGCATGCAGATTTACCTTCactctttctttttgtcttaaaaCAACGACCAAAATTGTGTCACTGGATcatccagcactgcaggtggCATTGCCAGGGCCACTTTAGCTTCTCTGAGTAATAGTCCCAATGTGCTGTGTGCAATGTAGGAAGACATCTCACCAGGCAGTGCACCTTTCTGCAGGATTGGTGAGGGTGAGAAGTCTTTTCCTGCACTGCAAGCAATTACAGCGGCCCCTTTGAGTCTGTTCAGGGATTGCGTATCATACAGGTTCTCAGAATTACAGCTGCTATGATGACCAAAGAAGAGAATTAGAGAAAAATTCAGTGTGGACCAATATTAAGCAATTAGTATATCTTTACTGATATATTACTAGTATTACATAATAATGTTATATTAATAATACTATATTGATGAATTTTGAGATGTGGCCAGCTTGCTCTTTATTAGCTGCTGTTCCTTACACGCCTGTCCACTATACTGAGGAATTATCTCTGTATTTCCCTACTTTCTACCATTTGCAGTCTCTTATACATTAGTTAAGGAACAACTTCTGCCTGTACCTACTATTCAATTTCCTTGAACACCTGTACAAGAAAATAAAGGGGATTGTGACGTAACTAACAACAAGACAGTGGATGATCCCTGAACGACTAGATAGAGCTGAAAAATTTGTGGCTTTTCCTTGCTGGGGCAGTAAATTATAATGATTGCCTTTAGTACAGGTAGGTGCAGCCCTGATATTGGGACAGGGGCATGTTTTGGAGGATGAGCACATGCATGGTATGGTGGCAGCATGCCTGCAGACCAGGGACATTAGCTGGGGTCAGGCACACAGTCCCTGCCACATCCTACCACTGTGGTTCTCTTAGTGGATGGCTTTTGATGTGACCAGGGAAAATTTGCAGCCTTGGGCTCTCCTTCTGGTGCCATGATGAGACAGTGGGATTATGAAGCAAACAGACCGAGGTTGTGGGTAGGAAAAAGCCTTCCTGATCACTGTCCCTCCTGTAAACCCATGCCTGACCTCAAACTTTTGCTGTAGGAACTTCCTCAGTGTGAGCTCTCACAGGCTCACTGAGCACAGGAACATTGCAGCCCCTTCCCTATGCAGGCAAACATCCTGCAAAAtgtgtgctgctggtgctcaGTCCCAGGGAGCCAGAGcgagctggggagctgctgcaccTCCCTCCCCATGCTGCTGGCCCTGCAACAGCTTTAAACATTACCCTTACTGCTGTTCCCAACCCCATCATCTCTGTAAGTGATTAGGAACTTTAGTTTGCATGGTAACACTGGAGCCCCAGGGATTATGCTATTTTTTTGTGCCAGTCCAAATCAGTGTGAGACAGCAGTCTCGACAGGATGGGTTGCTGTAATTTAGGCAGTAGAAGTCCAGAGTCATTTATGCTGCATTTGCAGAATTACCAGCTGGGACCAAGAAAGctttggggaaggggagaagcGGAGTGCATTTGGGACCCTTGCTCAGTCCATAGGGAGGACACAGCTCAGCTGAAATCAGGGATCCGGGCCTCAGTCTGAATGGGGCCGGGAAACTTGTTGAATGAACTATTTAAGAGGGACCTGGAAGGGCTGGAGAGAAGGGAGctacagcaaagaaacagaatGGTGCAGCAAGGTAACCTGCTTGGGAATGAGGAGAGGGGGAATATTTGAGCCCCAAAGAGGGCATTGTGTCTGGTACCTCCAATACCAGCATCTGCTCTTGGACATGCTGCAGGATTTACATGCTGGGCTCTGTCGGTGGTTGGGTATTGTCCTTTTACAGCTTTGCAGGAATGTGCACTCCTAAAGGTCTGTGGGGGGATGGAAATGATGTGAGAATTCAGGGCTATTGGATCTAGCATTCATTCAATTACCATGCTTAGTTAAGTACTGCACAGTGAAGTGAAGACTGCAGTCTGTTAGGATGGCTGCTACTATAAGTCATTTAATTATGAGGTTGCTCATATGCCGTTTTAACATATGTGGAGTAACATTATCCCTCTTTTGTAGGTCACTATTCTCATAAGTCTGGCTCTTGCATTCCTTGCCTGCATAGTGTTTCTTGTGGTATACAAAGCCTTTACTTACGACCACAGTTGCCCAGATGGATTTGTTTATAAGGTAAGAAACTTCAGACGGATGAATTGCCTGAGATAATGATAGACTCTAATTGACTACATGGTTGCAGTCTAGCCTGCTTTTTTGACCAGGCCAAACAGAACATTTGGCAAGAATGTGTTGAAATGGGAAAAGTGTTATGGGAAATATGAACTTGCATCTGCCTCCATCAGCTACTGTTACACTGTAATTGTTGGGATTAGCATTTGGTGAACACTCCAGGCAGATGTTCAGGAACAATCCCTTATATTTGTGAATGGATTTATTGCAGCTGGAATCTCGCGTTTGCTTCCCACACGTTCAAGTGACTGAGGTTTACTGGCATACATTTTAATGCAAAGCAAACTCCAAGAGTGCTGGCACATGTGTCCTTTGCAAAAGAAATCCGAATTTGTCTATGTAGTTCATTTTTAGGTGCTTTTCAGCCTCTATCAAGAACAGAACCATGTAACTTAATTGCTAAAACTCTGCTACCCAGTGATTTTATACTGAGTATTCACAGAGAACTATTTGCCTGGtctgtagagatttttttaaaaaaaaaaaaaaaaagtttgcaaaataGTTCACTGACTCCTTACTGTGAATAAACTCATAAACTCATGGGAGTCCTGACCACACTGGGGGTAGTCTGTGGACTGGAAAACAGAATAAGGATGTTGGTGTATTAATCATTGTGAATTATTCTCTTAGGTTATATAAAAATGAAGTCATGGAGTCATGAATTTCAGAATCAGATCCAAACCTGAACTTCTGAAAAGATTAAAGGTTTTGGACTCAGATTTCAGTTAGTCACATTGAACTGGGAGTTGGGGTATCTCATAATTTAATAATTGTGTCCTTGGTGGTACTTAAAGTCCAGTGAATACCAACCAGTCTGATATTTGTTACCATTTGATTGCTCTTTTACAGCTGTTGCAAATCAAATTGTTTTATCTGTGCAGTTCTTAGCACACAAGTGTCCACACTAGCGCAGCAGAGGTGCATGGGCAGTGTTTGCACAGACAAGAAGCTCTGACAAGGGCTGGCCAGTTGGGCTGCACTTCCTACCATCCCCAACCAAGGTGGTCATCCTACAGGTCAGAGATAACACACTGTAACAGAGCACCATGTAAGCAGCTTACTCTGCCTCTCCTCTACTCATCTGAGGATTAATTCTGGACTTCGCTCTACAGAGCTTTAAGCCCAGCGCATGATAAGAGCTGCTCAGCCAGCCCTGCTAGGACTCTCCAGCAAGGGCCCTCCGTCTCTGTGCATGCCAGTAACATACCAAACCAGTCAGACCTTCATTGTGCAGTCCCCATTTCCCATCCACACATGAAATCAGCCTGCAATCAGGGTTGCCAATAGCAACAGGTTTTGAAGACTGCTGCACGACTCTAAACTTTGTGCATTCCCACGGCGCTGACGGCAGTCGGGGCTGTGCAGCAGATGCTCTCGCTGCAGCATGTCTGAGTCAAACGTCACCCGTGCAAACAGCTAACcctgagatttttaaaatgagagcCTGAGACTGCTGGGACCACTCTTTACTgctcttgctttcttcctctttccagcACAAGCGGTGCATCCCGGCCTCGCTGGACGCGTACTACTCCGCACAGGATTCCAACTCCCGGGGCAGGTTCTACACCGTCATCAGCCACTACAGCATGGCCAAGCAGACCAGCTCCCGGGCCGTATCGCCCTGGCTGTCTTCAGGATCGGTAAACCACGAAGCCAAGGCTGCCAAGACAGAAGGTCATTAAAGTTAATGAGTGGTGATGGGCAAagtgggagggtggggggacCACACCATGTCTATACTGCATTGCTCTAGCTGAGGGTGCTGTGCTAACAGCATGACGggaataaataaaacccaagtgCAGGAGTCATCTTAATGGATATTTCTTTTTGTGCATTGTTCTCGTTGATTTGTAACCGAGTCGAGCTCTTGTACAAAGGCATGTTTGATGTTGACTGTACCTtacaatgtaaaaatatttttaaatcattgctTAACTATttgttagaaaaagaaattaaaaaacaaaaaaagcaaattagaTAAACAGCCAGAGAGGATAAAAGCAGCAAAGAGAATCCCGCAAAGTTTTATCATTGCTGGAAAGCTGTGACAGAGGCTTAACATGTGAAGGAACAGCTGAAATCCTTTTGAGAGAGGGAGCAGAAAAAAGCTGGTACAAAGACATTGTGATGTTGTTTAGCTTGCCAAAGGGGGGGGATATTTTGCTGACAAATTGAATTTAGTCTCGGTGTTCATTTGCTGATAGAGAAATACAAGCATTCCCTCCTCCCTGAGCATACACAcgtgcaaacacacatgcacacacacacccctgcgcAGTGGCCTAAGTAAATCCAGAAAGATCTAGGCATTCGTAATGAGCTGACACTGTGCTGGTGATCTTGGCTGGGCTCTGAGGCTGAAATCATCATTGCTATTTGGATATGGAGCAGGATGGATGCAGACAGAAACTGTTATAGTGAAATCATGAATATACTTCTGAGCACAGGACTAGGAGTCAGGAGATCAGGGCTTTATTTCTGCTTCTGGCACAGAATTCCTGCATGACCTTTGGCAATTTACATGAGGCTTCATCCTTTGGGACCTCTCTCCTGAGGGTCACCAAGAGACGAAGAAATGCCATTATGAATTGAGGAGCCTCTCAAGAGTGGTGGTAGTATGTAACAGTGTTGAGCCTCTAACTTTTCAGCCCCTAATTTTCCCTCACCCATGAAATCGGATGTTCCTGCTTCCCTCCTTCAGCTTGAGATACTTCAGTATTTAATGTCATTTTAGGTAATTAGAGAGGGATGGCCGTAGCATGCTCTCAGAGTCCAAGGGCCCCATCAAATCTCTGCTTGCAGACACAGACCAGACCCCAAGCTTAATCCAGTACTGGCCAATGTAAAACATCCTCTCCCCACAAATGGCATGTGAAATTAGTGCAGACTGGTGTGATTTAAAAGAAACCAAGGATTCTCTTTTTTCAGAACTGCAGACCGTTGCTGCAAAAGCAGTAAAAGCAGTTCTGCTCCTTGGTGGCAGACACAGGGTGAGactgagcagcaggagcagagtgCACAGGGAGGGCAAGGTTCACATTTGACTAAGGCTGCTTTTTCAGATTTGTGGCTAGACTGGGATGGAAATTAGGAACTGGCCCCTTCTTCCCCTGCATTGGGCAGTTTTGTCCTCCATTTCGCATACATAGACACTAGAGGGTGTAAATGAGGGCAGAACTCCTCAGTCCTAACAGGCATCATGATAAATAACTGTATAGTGTAGCTAAAAATGTAGTGCCAAATGCCATTGTCCGATTTCCtatccttccttccccttccacctGTAAATTCATTTCTCACTCAAAATGTACAAACCACCCCCTCCACCAACAATCAAAACTCCAGCAAACCACTGAACAGTTTATAATTTTGTGGTGTATTTTTTGTCAGTAGGTAGCAGAGACTGAAGTATTTTTTGGTGTAATTCTTGAACTTTTCTGACGGGATTAAAATAAAGCTAGATGTGACTGAGCGTCTCTGTGGCTCTAGCAGGTTTTTTTTGGCGACTTGTGCTgggggctgggaggtggtgggtggCCACATGTGTGTGCCTGTTGCTGCCAAGTGTGGCTGCAGCAGAGACTGCACCTTTGCACGGGACCCGAGGTGACTGGCTTTCAGGAGGCATTTTCAGAGCTTGCTGTTTTCCCCTTTAATCACTGAGGGGTGATTCCCTATGGTCCCacccattttttaatttcaaatagaaaaatagtaattaaaaccAAGCTGTTCCTCTGTTGGTGATTCTTGACTCTATGGAGGGacctcccctcccttcccattTTAAGGCCAATGAATGATAGAAACTTTGGCTGGCAGCAATGTCTCCTTTGCCATCTACACCCGATGCAAGTGTTCATGTGTGCCGGACCAGGCTCCATAAGAAGGGCCGTTACAAAAAGGCACACTGCAAGAAAATACAGCTGACAAACCAAGAGCCATGGCTGAACTTTGAAGAAGTTGAGCTCTGTATCCAAACTCTGCAGCTTGGTTTCCAACAAAACCACAACTATATTCATCTCACATTGTTCAGAAAGCAGATTGTATTTCCTCAAATCCTTCAACTCTTTGAAATGGAACGATACCCTGGCATTAAATTGGCTCATTCCCAAAGGCtaaagaacattttataaaaacCTTTGGATAGCTTTCCTTCCAAAAAAAGTGTATTCAGAGTTGTGAAATTGAGCTACCATAGGAGAGAAACCACTCTGGTGTTAGAGGTCATCACCAAGTACTTGTGAAATGTATTAAAAAGGATTCAGCATGCTTTGCAGAATTGAGTCACAGGATAATTTGATCATGGTATTTCTATTGCCACATTCCCAGTAATACTCTAACCGTATGTTTACTTTAATCTAAAAAACCCAGGAATCAAATCATTTGAATTAAAAGGTTCTAGCTAATATTAAGTAAGAGAGTCACTGGGGATAACCATTcctatttaataaagaaaagatcAAAATCTGTATggagcagaatggaaaaaaaatacccaaggaGTACTCATGGGAGagcaaaagaaaccaaacaactCAACTCCAGCTGCAAGTTCCATTACTGTGAATGTTGTTATTTCAGGTTTTGTACAAGCTGCAGTAGAGCTTCCAAGATCAACCACGTATTTTAATCACAgtaacagagagagagagagtaaatTGAAACTGTAGTACATCTTATTTTGGTCTTTAAAAGCTTCTTTCAAGGTTGATCATATGTTTTCAATGCTGATTAAAGTAGTGTATTGGTGATAGTACAGTCTCATCCTGGCTGTCATCTCTCTGCGAAGTCTAAAGCTCCTGACTGGCTCTACAG
This window contains:
- the NSG2 gene encoding neuronal vesicle trafficking-associated protein 2 yields the protein MVKLGSNLNDKNSKQPSNEDGFQTVPLITPLEVNHLQFPAPEKVIVKTRTEYQPDQKNKGKLRVPKIAEFTVSFTDGVTERLKVTILISLALAFLACIVFLVVYKAFTYDHSCPDGFVYKHKRCIPASLDAYYSAQDSNSRGRFYTVISHYSMAKQTSSRAVSPWLSSGSVNHEAKAAKTEGH